The proteins below come from a single Cricetulus griseus strain 17A/GY chromosome 6, alternate assembly CriGri-PICRH-1.0, whole genome shotgun sequence genomic window:
- the Vstm2b gene encoding V-set and transmembrane domain-containing protein 2B isoform X2, giving the protein MEQRNRLGALGYLPPLLLHGLLLFVADATFTEVPKDVTVREGDDIEMPCAFRASGATSYSLEIQWWYLKEPPRELLHELALSVPGARSKVTNKDATKISTVRVQGNDISHRLRLSAVRLQDEGVYECRVSDYSDDDTQEHKAQALLRVLSRFAPPNMQAAEAVSHIQSSGPRRHGAPSAVSSSNAGAVVRTTSEPGHGDKNPPPGSPPAGPEVPEAAAAAAAAAASATHTVTTTAAAAAAASSASPPSGQAVLLRQRHGSGTGPGYSADPLLSLLLLALHKFLHPLLGH; this is encoded by the exons ATGGAACAGCGGAACCGGCTCGGCGCCCTCGGATACCTGCCGCCCCTGCTGCTACACGGCCTGCTGCTCTTCGTCGCCGACG CTACATTCACCGAAGTCCCCAAAGATGTAACCGTGCGGGAGGGAGACGATATCGAAATGCCCTGCGCGTTCCGGGCCAGCGGAGCCACCTCATACTCGCTGGAGATTCAGTGGTGGTACCTTAAGGAGCCTCCCCGGGAGCTGTTACATGAGCTGGCGCTCAGCGTGCCGGGCGCCCGGAGCAAG GTAACAAATAAGGATGCAACTAAAATCAGC ACCGTGCGTGTCCAGGGCAATGACATCTCACACCGCCTTCGGTTGTCTGCTGTACGACTGCAGGACGAAGGAGTTTATGAGTGTCGTGTGTCGGACTACAGCGACGACGACACTCAAGAACACAAGGCCCAGGCGTTGCTGCGCGTGTTGTCGCGTTTCGCACCGCCCAACATGCAGGCTGCTGAGGCAGTGTCCCACATTCAGAGCAGTGGCCCTCGTCGACACGGAGCCCCCAGCGCTGTCAGCTCCAGCAACGCAGGCGCAGTGGTCCGCACCACCTCTGAACCTGGGCATGGAGACAAGAACCCACCTCCTGGGAGCCCTCCTGCTGGGCCAGAAGTTCCGgaggccgccgccgccgccgctgctgctgctgcctctgcaACCCACACAGTCACCACcactgctgctgcagctgctgctgcttcatcAGCTTCTCCGCCATCGGGCCAGGCTGTCCTTCTGCGTCAGAGGCACGGTTCCG